A window of the Streptomyces sp. NBC_00250 genome harbors these coding sequences:
- the tsaB gene encoding tRNA (adenosine(37)-N6)-threonylcarbamoyltransferase complex dimerization subunit type 1 TsaB, with translation MLLLAMDTATPAVTVALHDGEAVVASSSQVDARRHGELLLPAVDRVLKEAGLTLDAVTGIVVGVGPGPYTGLRVGLVTAAAFSSALGVPVHGLCTLDGLAYASGIDEPFAVATDARRKEVYWARYEDSRTRVTDAAVDRPAEIAERLAGLPVVGAGARLYPEAFPDARDPEHQSAAALGALAAEKLAAGGDGFLDPLPMYLRRPDAQVPKNYKVVTPK, from the coding sequence GTGCTGTTGCTCGCCATGGATACCGCCACCCCCGCCGTCACCGTCGCCCTCCACGACGGCGAGGCCGTCGTCGCCTCGTCGAGCCAGGTCGACGCCCGCCGCCACGGGGAGCTCCTGCTGCCCGCCGTCGACCGGGTCCTCAAGGAAGCCGGGCTCACGCTCGACGCGGTCACCGGGATCGTCGTCGGCGTCGGCCCCGGGCCGTACACGGGCCTCCGGGTCGGTCTCGTCACGGCCGCGGCCTTCTCCTCCGCGCTCGGCGTGCCCGTGCACGGCCTGTGCACCCTCGACGGCCTCGCGTACGCCTCCGGGATCGACGAGCCCTTCGCCGTCGCCACGGACGCGCGCCGCAAGGAGGTCTACTGGGCGCGCTACGAGGACTCCCGCACGCGCGTGACCGACGCGGCCGTCGACCGGCCCGCCGAGATCGCCGAGCGGCTCGCCGGTCTCCCCGTCGTCGGCGCGGGCGCCCGCCTCTACCCCGAGGCCTTCCCCGACGCCCGCGACCCCGAGCACCAGTCGGCGGCCGCGCTCGGCGCACTCGCGGCGGAGAAGCTCGCGGCCGGCGGGGACGGGTTCCTCGACCCGCTGCCGATGTATCTGCGCCGCCCCGACGCGCAGGTGCCGAAGAACTACAAGGTGGTCACCCCCAAGTGA
- the rimI gene encoding ribosomal protein S18-alanine N-acetyltransferase, which yields MRWWDLAPVLALENELFPEDAWSAGMFWSELAHARGPRATRRYVVAETGEGKIVGYAGLAAAGGLGDVQTIAVARDQWGTGLGARLLTDLLHHATAFECEEVLLEVRVDNTRAQKLYERFGFEPIGFRRGYYQPGNVDALVMRLTVQGTETDSDGC from the coding sequence ATGCGCTGGTGGGACCTCGCACCGGTGCTCGCCCTGGAGAACGAGCTGTTCCCCGAGGACGCCTGGTCGGCGGGCATGTTCTGGTCGGAGCTGGCGCACGCGCGCGGGCCCCGGGCCACCCGCCGCTACGTCGTCGCGGAGACCGGTGAGGGGAAGATCGTCGGGTACGCCGGGCTCGCCGCCGCCGGCGGACTCGGTGACGTGCAGACCATCGCCGTCGCCCGCGACCAGTGGGGCACCGGCCTCGGCGCCCGGCTCCTCACCGACCTGCTCCACCACGCCACCGCCTTCGAGTGCGAAGAGGTCCTCCTCGAAGTGCGCGTGGACAACACCCGGGCCCAGAAGCTCTACGAGCGCTTCGGCTTCGAGCCCATCGGTTTCCGGCGCGGCTACTACCAGCCCGGAAACGTGGACGCGCTCGTGATGCGACTGACCGTTCAAGGAACTGAGACTGATTCTGATGGCTGCTGA